From a region of the Zingiber officinale cultivar Zhangliang chromosome 4B, Zo_v1.1, whole genome shotgun sequence genome:
- the LOC121977346 gene encoding UDP-glycosyltransferase 83A1-like, with protein sequence MGLPHVLAVPYPAQGHVIPLMELCHCLVDHGFKVTFINTEFNHKRVLTALSAGSTMEQIALVTVPDGLGPEEDRNDLARLTEAFMNVMPRCLEELIEKSRETEDPMTCMLVDYSMGWALEVGRKKSLQSVAFWPAAAQMLAILLSVPELVSRGVIDGDGSPISEHETFQLGPGMPFINASHFIWNLIGGGRTKEIIFNCILNSNRVIDVAEFIICNSFKEIEEPTFCYNPKILPIGPLLTGLRPSRAVGYFWPEDAACLSWLDEQQQGSVVYVAFGSFTIFDCRQFQEFALGLEATGRPFLWVVRPDLTRDTADAYPDGFKERVGNRGRIVAWAPQQKVLAHPSVACFVSHCGWNSTMEGVRNGKLFLCWPYFADQFLNQSYICDDWKVGLRLTPDESGIVKREQIKSKVEELLPNEEMTARASTLKETAQKNIKEGGASFENLKTFIDAIKAQHSNLKNKLSV encoded by the exons ATGGGTTTGCCACATGTTCTCGCTGTGCCTTACCCTGCTCAAGGCCATGTCATTCCCCTCATGGAGCTCTGCCACTGCTTGGTAGATCACGGCTTCAAGGTCACCTTCATCAATACCGAATTCAACCACAAGCGCGTCCTCACCGCGTTGTCTGCGGGGAGCACCATGGAGCAGATCGCTCTGGTCACAGTCCCCGACGGATTAGGGCCGGAGGAAGACCGGAACGATCTCGCGAGGCTCACGGAAGCATTCATGAACGTGATGCCGCGGTGCTTGGAGGAACTAATCGAGAAGAGCAGAGAAACAGAGGATCCGATGACTTGCATGTTGGTGGACTATAGCATGGGATGGGCGCTCGAGGTTGGCCGGAAGAAGAGTCTCCAGTCAGTCGCGTTCTGGCCGGCGGCGGCCCAGATGCTGGCCATTTTGCTGAGCGTTCCGGAGTTGGTTTCGAGAGGCGTCATCGATGGCGATG GCTCGCCAATCTCAGAACATGAGACGTTCCAGCTCGGCCCCGGCATGCCATTCATCAACGCTTCCCACTTTATATGGAACCTAATTGGAGGTGGCAGAACCAAAGAAATAATCTTTAACTGTATCCTCAACAGCAACAGGGTCATCGACGTCGCGGAGTTCATCATCTGCAACTCCTTCAAAGAGATCGAAGAGCCAACCTTCTGCTACAATCCAAAGATTCTTCCCATCGGGCCGCTGCTTACTGGCCTGCGGCCGAGCCGCGCAGTGGGGTACTTCTGGCCGGAGGACGCGGCCTGTTTGTCGTGGCTCGACGAGCAGCAGCAGGGTTCCGTCGTCTACGTGGCTTTCGGGAGCTTCACCATCTTCGACTGCCGCCAGTTCCAGGAGTTCGCGCTTGGGCTGGAGGCGACCGGCCGACCGTTCTTGTGGGTGGTCCGGCCCGATCTCACCCGCGACACTGCCGATGCTTATCCGGATGGATTCAAAGAGCGTGTCGGAAACAGAGGGAGGATTGTGGCTTGGGCACCGCAACAGAAGGTGCTGGCTCACCCTTCTGTGGCTTGCTTCGTGTCTCACTGCGGTTGGAACTCCACCATGGAAGGCGTCAGGAACGGGAAGCTCTTCCTCTGTTGGCCATATTTTGCGGACCAATTCCTGAACCAGAGCTACATTTGTGACGATTGGAAGGTGGGTCTGCGCTTGACGCCTGACGAGAGTGGGATCGTTAAGCGGGAACAGATCAAATCCAAGGTAGAAGAGTTGCTTCCAAACGAGGAAATGACAGCAAGAGCATCGACGTTGAAGGAGACCGCTCAAAAGAACATTAAAGAAGGAGGCGCTTCGTTCGAGAATCTGAAAACCTTTATCGATGCTATCAAGGCACAGCACAGTAATTTGAAGAACAAATTAAGTGTTTGA